The following proteins are encoded in a genomic region of Ornithodoros turicata isolate Travis chromosome 6, ASM3712646v1, whole genome shotgun sequence:
- the LOC135398970 gene encoding eukaryotic translation initiation factor 2 subunit 1-like: MPLSCRFYSQKYPEPEDVVMVNVRQIAEMGAYVYLLEYNNIEGMILLSELSRRRIRSINKLIRVGRSECVVVIRVDKDKGYIDLSKRRVSPEDITKCEEKFAKGKAVNSILRHVAETLKYETDEQLEELYKKTAWYFDEKHKKQASSYDVFKLSVTDPAVLDECNLDPNTKDVLLTNIKHRLTPQAVKIRADIEVFCYEYEGIDAVKNALKKGIALSTEDMPIKINLIAPPLYVMTTTTMERTEGLAALNLAIDKIRETIKEAGGAFNVKNAPKVVTETDEIELAKQLDRLEQENAEVDGDDDEEDADAGSGTESAGGDGDVDVVMEDA; this comes from the exons ATGCCGCTATCGTGTCGGTTTTACTCGCAAAAATATCCGGAGCCCGAGGATGTTGTTATGGTCAACGTTCGGCAGATCGCCGAAATGGGAGCCTATGTCTACCTGCTGGAATACAACAACATTGAGGGCATGATTCTGCTGTCTGAGTTGTCTCGTCGTAGAATTCGATCCATCAACAAACTCATCAGGGTGGGGAGGAGTGAATGTGTGGTGGTGATCCGTGTAGATAAAGACAAGG GTTATATTGACTTGTCAAAACGACGTGTATCTCCAGAAGATATAACAAAGTGTGAAGAGAAGTTTGCAAAAGGCAAAGCT GTTAACAGCATACTTCGGCACGTTGCTGAAACGCTCAAATATGAAACAGATGAACAGTTAGAAGAACTATACAAGAAGACTGCGTGGTATTTTGACGAGAAGCACAAAAAGCAGGCCAGCTCGTATGACGTTTTCAAACTGTCTGTAAC TGACCCGGCTGTGTTGGATGAGTGCAACTTGGACCCGAACACAAAAGATGTCCTTCTCACAAATATCAAGCATCGTCTCACGCCTCAAGCAGTTAAAATACGTGCAG ACATTGAGGTCTTCTGCTACGAGTACGAGGGCATCGACGCCGTCAAGAACGCTCTCAAGAAGGGCATAGCACTTTCCACGGAGGACATGCCGATCAAG ATCAACCTGATTGCGCCACCACTTTACGTCATGACGACGACCACTATGGAGAGGACAGAAGGTCTGGCTGCACTGAATCTTGCCATTGACAAGATCAGGGAAACCATCAAGGAGGCAGGAGGGGCGTTCAACGTTAAAAACGCG CCGAAGGTGGTAACTGAAACGGACGAGATCGAGCTGGCGAAGCAGTTAGATCGTCTCGAACAAGAAAACGCGGAGGTcgacggcgacgacgacgaggaaGACGCGGATGCCGGATCTGGAACAGAGTCTGCAGGGGGAGACGGGGATGTGGACGTTGTCATGGAGGATGCCTAA
- the LOC135398978 gene encoding chymotrypsinogen B-like, which yields MFIATALCILLFVLRTRSCLLNDFPIPTSCGQQQVDNLPRTLPWVVTIQVEAIADIRSPEDILPCPNAHQTLHTNSNRNTNMTSIPQDFFFGHLSRMAVTHRISSSCSGVIVSARHVLTAAHCLFSSHYRPTYRVFHRTNDAQTYLKHRRRDVLAVESATWHPHCKFHGTLKAIYDLAILVLSEPLDFAATKAVYSPICLPWPDLNVSDMVTWMAYNEAAASSSVYPEASQRRTREPVQLINCSAVMASTEYVQENQLCTSTGDNIRHLGDPGGPLMVESPEGWVVVGVLSWTNTTGKNSTTAVFTNVKDLMPWITEIVFETF from the coding sequence ATGTTCATAGCCACAGCTCTGTGTATCTTGCTCTTCGTACTTCGAACCAGGAGCTGTCTACTCAATGACTTTCCCATCCCAACCAGTTGTGGACAACAGCAAGTGGACAACCTTCCCAGAACGCTACCATGGGTTGTCACAATTCAAGTTGAGGCCATTGCAGACATCCGAAGTCCCGAAGACATCCTTCCCTGCCCAAATGCCCACCAGACACTCCATACCAACTCTAACCGAAACACAAATATGACTTCGATTCCTCAAGACTTTTTCTTTGGCCACCTTTCTCGGATGGCTGTCACCCACCGAATTTCCTCCAGTTGCAGCGGGGTGATTGTATCTGCTCGACATGTCCTAACAGCTGCTCACTGTCTCTTCAGTAGCCATTATCGACCAACCTACCGTGTTTTCCACAGAACGAACGATGCTCAAACGTACCTGAAGCACAGAAGGCGTGACGTCCTCGCTGTAGAGTCTGCGACATGGCATCCTCACTGCAAGTTCCACGGAACGCTCAAAGCCATATACGACCTGGCTATCTTAGTGCTTTCGGAACCACTGGACTTTGCCGCAACTAAAGCCGTTTACAGCCCAATCTGCCTCCCATGGCCAGATCTAAATGTTTCCGACATGGTGACGTGGATGGCATACAATGAAGCAGCGGCAAGTTCCTCCGTCTACCCTGAAGCCAGTCAAAGGAGAACAAGAGAACCTGTTCAGCTGATCAACTGTTCAGCAGTGATGGCAAGCACCGAATATGTACAGGAGAATCAACTATGTACTTCGACTGGAGATAACATACGGCACCTTGGTGATCCAGGAGGTCCTCTTATGGTCGAGAGCCCTGAGGGCTGGGTTGTTGTCGGAGTTCTTTCGTGGACAAATACTACGGGAAAGAACTCTACTACTGCAGTGTTTACAAATGTCAAAGATCTGATGCCTTGGATAACAGAGATTGTTTTCGAGACATTTTAA